The following coding sequences lie in one Candidatus Bathyarchaeia archaeon genomic window:
- a CDS encoding FAD-binding protein, translating into MKYEVIDTDVLVVGAGGAGCRAAIEASNYNVQVMVITKDILGKAHTVMAEGGINAALGNSDPRDSWESHGYDTVSGGAWLNDQELVEILVKHAPERVLELEEFGALFSRTPDGKIAQRPFGKQSFPRACYAADRSGHEIMVTLVDEMRRRDIEVHDEVYATSLLTDGSTIAGVTALDIRRGDFRVYRAKATIMAAGGAGRIYEITTNAQADVGSGYAMAYKAGAELVDMEQYQFHPTGVAFPESARGMLVTEGVRGEGGILLNKFGERFMKRYHPDMMELAGRDQVSRAIATEILEGRGTEHGAVYLDVSFLPSSLIEEVLPTMLHDFLDFGVDIRNEPMEVTPTAHHYMGGIKINARCETNLRGLYAAGEVAGGVHGGNRLGGNALADNLVFGAIAGKSAASYALNNGMPKLDRKQIEAEYERVFAPLERRDGVRQSQLKRRLAKLMWDKVGIFRNGRDMRSALDEIILMRTKDEPRIYTDNKSTRYNMELVGALEISDMLLVSEILTRSALMREESRGAHYRTDFPKPNHEKWFVNIYVRKEGGEMKLYTKPVVITRWKPPWMEKSS; encoded by the coding sequence ATGAAGTATGAAGTAATAGACACGGATGTGCTAGTAGTTGGGGCCGGAGGGGCCGGTTGCAGGGCCGCCATAGAGGCGTCAAATTACAACGTCCAAGTCATGGTCATAACCAAGGACATACTCGGAAAGGCCCATACGGTCATGGCGGAGGGTGGCATCAACGCGGCCTTGGGGAACTCAGACCCAAGGGACAGCTGGGAGAGCCACGGCTACGATACGGTCTCCGGGGGCGCTTGGCTCAACGATCAGGAGCTGGTGGAGATCCTCGTTAAACATGCGCCCGAGAGGGTTCTGGAGCTCGAGGAGTTCGGCGCGCTTTTCTCGAGGACCCCGGATGGTAAGATTGCTCAAAGGCCGTTTGGGAAGCAGAGCTTCCCGAGGGCCTGTTACGCGGCCGATAGATCTGGACACGAGATAATGGTCACCCTCGTCGACGAAATGAGGCGAAGGGATATCGAGGTCCACGATGAAGTCTATGCCACATCCCTCCTTACCGATGGATCTACCATAGCGGGCGTCACGGCCCTTGACATCAGGAGGGGAGATTTCAGGGTCTATAGGGCCAAGGCCACGATCATGGCGGCCGGCGGAGCAGGGAGGATCTATGAGATAACGACCAACGCGCAAGCCGATGTGGGCAGCGGTTATGCGATGGCCTACAAGGCGGGGGCGGAACTCGTGGATATGGAGCAATATCAATTCCATCCAACCGGCGTCGCCTTCCCGGAGTCCGCTAGGGGAATGTTGGTCACAGAAGGAGTCAGAGGTGAGGGGGGCATATTGCTCAACAAGTTCGGGGAGAGATTCATGAAGAGATACCATCCCGATATGATGGAGCTGGCCGGGAGGGATCAGGTCTCGAGGGCCATAGCCACCGAGATCCTCGAGGGAAGGGGGACCGAGCACGGGGCCGTATACTTGGACGTATCCTTCCTGCCTTCATCCTTGATCGAGGAGGTATTACCAACAATGCTTCATGACTTCTTGGACTTCGGCGTCGACATAAGGAACGAGCCTATGGAGGTGACCCCGACCGCCCATCATTACATGGGCGGCATCAAGATAAATGCGAGGTGCGAAACGAACCTGAGGGGCCTATATGCCGCCGGCGAGGTAGCGGGTGGAGTCCATGGCGGCAATAGGCTCGGCGGGAATGCGCTCGCGGATAATTTGGTCTTCGGGGCCATTGCGGGCAAATCAGCGGCCTCTTATGCGCTGAACAACGGCATGCCGAAGCTCGATAGGAAGCAGATCGAGGCGGAATACGAGCGCGTTTTTGCGCCCTTGGAGAGGAGGGATGGGGTACGTCAATCCCAGCTCAAGAGGAGGCTCGCGAAGCTCATGTGGGACAAGGTCGGGATATTCAGGAACGGTCGGGACATGAGGAGCGCCCTCGACGAGATAATCCTCATGCGCACTAAGGATGAGCCGAGGATCTATACGGACAACAAGTCAACTAGGTATAATATGGAGCTCGTGGGGGCCTTGGAGATATCCGATATGTTGCTGGTTTCCGAGATCCTTACGCGGTCGGCCCTCATGCGAGAGGAATCTAGGGGGGCCCATTATAGGACGGATTTCCCGAAGCCCAACCATGAGAAGTGGTTTGTTAATATATACGTCAGGAAGGAGGGTGGCGAGATGAAGCTCTATACGAAGCCCGTTGTGATAACGAGATGGAAGCCGCCGTGGATGGAGAAATCCTCTTAG
- the tfrB gene encoding fumarate reductase (CoM/CoB) subunit TfrB, giving the protein MANEKVIINVSRYDPDRDDAPRLERHEIPFKKGMTILDALRYISDNIDPSLAYRWNCRTGQCGSCAITINDKPGLACRTRIEPGQTYTLRPLERMPVIRDLAVDLSKGIKRLEKIRPYLERRAPPKRPEILLREEVADAAELRSCIECFSCLNACPAAGEAWQEFAGPVVMGRIARFELDPRDADDRVRLAFSNGLYDCTSCGVCKEVCMPHHLDIRRKAIERLRAHAVEEGLGPLEGHKSFIENASKTGYAIEVISTPLVEMVPDVIEPEKAVDEVFFFPGCLINLRLQNTGLNAIEVLKRNGVRVRIPKEFVCCSSVMFRSGARKMAYELVKKNVDYFRRLGVKKLVGLCPGCMSTIKQDWPIVLHQLGEKPYEFEAYDINEYLVNVLGLSRMNVKDLRPLDMKVTYHAPCHLNRHQEISQEPITLLKLVPSLKYIKTDGEDLCCGAGGGVRAGRRELSYRIADQKVKRMAKTGADAFVTSCSFCTIQLMDAVKRLNLPQKVYNVADILAMSYKA; this is encoded by the coding sequence ATGGCGAATGAGAAGGTAATCATCAACGTTTCTAGGTACGATCCGGATAGGGACGACGCGCCGCGCTTGGAGAGGCATGAAATCCCATTCAAGAAAGGGATGACGATCCTCGATGCACTTCGCTATATAAGCGATAACATAGACCCTAGCTTGGCCTATAGGTGGAACTGTCGGACGGGACAATGCGGCTCCTGCGCAATTACCATAAACGACAAGCCGGGGCTGGCCTGCAGGACTAGGATCGAGCCAGGGCAGACGTATACGCTGAGGCCCTTGGAGCGGATGCCCGTGATAAGGGATTTGGCCGTCGACCTGAGCAAGGGTATTAAGCGCTTGGAGAAGATAAGGCCCTACCTAGAGCGAAGGGCACCGCCAAAGAGGCCCGAAATACTCCTGCGCGAAGAGGTCGCCGATGCGGCCGAGCTTAGGTCCTGCATAGAATGCTTCTCTTGCCTCAACGCCTGCCCAGCGGCCGGGGAGGCTTGGCAGGAGTTCGCTGGTCCCGTGGTCATGGGGAGGATAGCTAGGTTCGAGCTTGATCCGAGGGATGCCGACGATAGGGTCCGCTTGGCATTCTCCAATGGCCTATACGATTGCACAAGCTGCGGCGTTTGTAAGGAGGTCTGCATGCCCCACCACTTGGATATACGTAGGAAGGCCATAGAGAGGCTCAGGGCACATGCCGTCGAAGAGGGGCTTGGCCCGCTCGAGGGCCATAAATCGTTCATAGAGAACGCCTCGAAGACGGGCTATGCCATAGAGGTGATATCGACCCCGCTAGTTGAGATGGTGCCAGATGTAATAGAGCCGGAAAAGGCCGTGGACGAGGTATTCTTCTTCCCCGGTTGCCTGATAAACCTGAGACTCCAGAATACGGGCCTCAACGCCATAGAGGTCCTTAAGAGGAATGGGGTCAGGGTCCGCATACCAAAGGAATTCGTCTGTTGTAGCAGCGTCATGTTCAGATCTGGGGCTAGGAAGATGGCCTACGAGCTGGTCAAGAAGAACGTTGATTATTTCAGGAGGCTGGGCGTTAAGAAACTCGTCGGCCTATGCCCGGGTTGCATGTCTACCATAAAACAGGATTGGCCGATAGTGCTCCATCAATTGGGTGAGAAACCATACGAGTTCGAGGCGTACGACATAAACGAGTATTTGGTTAACGTCCTTGGCTTGAGTAGGATGAACGTGAAGGACCTGCGCCCATTGGACATGAAGGTGACATATCACGCTCCATGTCACCTAAATAGGCATCAGGAGATAAGCCAAGAGCCAATAACGCTACTGAAGTTGGTGCCAAGCCTGAAGTACATAAAGACCGATGGGGAGGACCTTTGTTGCGGGGCTGGGGGAGGCGTCAGGGCCGGAAGGAGGGAGCTATCCTATAGGATAGCCGATCAAAAGGTCAAGCGCATGGCGAAGACAGGGGCCGATGCCTTCGTGACCTCGTGCTCCTTCTGCACAATACAGCTCATGGATGCCGTCAAGAGGCTCAATCTGCCGCAGAAGGTTTATAATGTGGCCGACATATTAGCGATGTCGTACAAGGCCTAG
- a CDS encoding molybdopterin-binding protein — translation MGHNKEVTFELLFIGNELLTGKVLNTNSQWLARHITSLGGTCRRMTVVGDDLEEISGTIKEILKRSPKFLITSGGLGPTYDDMTLEGVAKALGRPIEINEEALSWVNKRYEDLLRRGLIKPSVASVRAKMAKLPLGSRPLRNPVGTAPGVLIEAGATKIICLPGVPEEMEAIFEETVKEEISKELSGLAFVESGFVVKGLGESFMAPIIEEAMRIYAPYVYIKSHPKHGTPELTVEFTITSRGADGEVLRQKNEEACRYLKGRFEELGGKILPLEG, via the coding sequence TTGGGCCATAATAAGGAGGTAACCTTCGAGCTTCTCTTCATAGGGAACGAGTTATTGACCGGGAAGGTCCTGAACACAAATAGTCAATGGCTGGCCCGCCACATAACTTCCTTGGGTGGAACATGCAGGAGGATGACTGTTGTGGGAGACGACCTCGAGGAGATATCGGGGACGATCAAGGAAATCTTGAAGCGCTCGCCCAAGTTCCTGATAACGTCCGGTGGACTAGGACCGACCTACGATGATATGACTCTGGAGGGGGTGGCCAAGGCCTTGGGCAGGCCCATTGAGATCAATGAAGAAGCGCTCTCTTGGGTGAATAAGAGATATGAGGACCTCCTCAGGAGGGGGCTGATAAAACCCTCGGTGGCCAGCGTGAGGGCCAAGATGGCAAAGCTTCCCCTTGGCTCGAGGCCCCTACGGAATCCGGTGGGCACCGCCCCAGGCGTTTTGATAGAGGCCGGCGCCACCAAGATAATCTGCTTGCCAGGCGTCCCAGAGGAGATGGAAGCCATATTCGAGGAAACGGTCAAGGAGGAGATATCCAAGGAGCTGAGTGGGCTTGCCTTCGTGGAATCGGGTTTTGTCGTCAAAGGCCTAGGGGAGAGCTTCATGGCTCCCATAATAGAGGAGGCTATGAGGATATACGCTCCATATGTTTATATAAAATCCCATCCGAAACACGGTACGCCCGAGCTCACAGTGGAGTTCACCATAACGTCCCGCGGGGCCGATGGGGAGGTCCTGAGGCAAAAGAACGAGGAGGCCTGTCGTTACTTAAAAGGAAGATTTGAGGAGCTGGGGGGAAAGATCCTGCCGTTGGAAGGGTAG